From one Dama dama isolate Ldn47 chromosome 4, ASM3311817v1, whole genome shotgun sequence genomic stretch:
- the LOC133054848 gene encoding cationic amino acid transporter 3-like isoform X5, protein MLLQYARQFGQKLVRRRPLGPREETEHHTVGCLNTLDLVVIGVRRMLGAGVHILVGAVAKYIAGPAIILSFLVAALSSLLSGLCYVEFGARVPCSGSMYLYSYSIMGQVYGFIIGWNRILSLTVGTACIARAWSYTFDSLIGNHISQALEETFSPYMPYYLAKYPDVFALGLVLLLTGLLVLGVHVLPQVNKVFMGINISVLGFIIISGIIKGDLHNWKLTEQDYTLNTSESKDIYSLGPLGSGGFVPFGLDGILQGAALCFYMFIGFDSIVTTGEKAQNPQRSIPISIVVSVLICFLAYFGVSAALTLMVPYYQIHPDSPFLQAFLYVGWGPARYIVGVGILCALSSSLLNTMFAMSWLIYTMAEDGLLFRFLARINARTRTHITVIIISGKLAGVLALLFHFTDLMDLMSLRSLLANLVVDFSVLVLRYHSDQKLSKNQRTEEETEMELVVKESSLDSVLEGRTSRILKSLWFPPSTIPTQKSGQIVYGCAFLLACSPPP, encoded by the exons ATGCTACTTCAGTATGCTCGCCAATTTGGTCAGAAGCTGGTGCGCAGGCGGCcactggggcccagagaggagaCTGAGCATCACACGGTTGGTTGTCTGAACACCCTAGACCTGGTGGTCATAGGTGTGCGCAGGATGCTGGGAGCTGGCGTGCACATCCTGGTTGGTGCAGTGGCCAAGTACATCGCTGGACCAGCGATCATCCTCTCCTTCTTGGTGGCCGCCCTGTCTTCTCTTTTGTCTGGGCTCTGCTATGTAGAGTTTGGGGCCCGGGTACCATGCTCTGGTTCTATGTATCTCTACAGCTATAGCATCATGGGCCAGGTGTATGGTTTCATCATTGGCTGGAATCGCATACTGTCCTTAACTGTTG GCACTGCCTGTATAGCCCGGGCCTGGAGCTACACCTTCGACAGCCTGATTGGGAACCACATCTCTCAGGCGTTAGAGGAAACTTTCTCTCCATATATGCCCTACTACCTGGCCAAGTACCCAGACGTTTTTGCTCTGGGCCTGGTGCTGCTGCTCACGG GACTACTGGTTCTGGGAGTTCATGTGTTGCCCCAGGTTAACAAAGTGTTCATGGGCATCAACATTTCGGTTCTCGGCTTCATCATCATCTCCGGCATCATCAAGGGAGACCTGCACAACTGGAAGCTCACAGAACAGGACTACACATTGAACACATCTGAATCCAAGGACATTTATAG CTTGGGCCCTCTGGGTTCTGGAGGGTTTGTGCCTTTTGGCcttgatgggattctccaaggagcAGCTCTATGTTTCTACATGTTTATTGGTTTTGATTCCATTGTCACTACAG GGGAAAAAGCCCAAAATCCTCAGCGGTCCATCCCCATCAGCATCGTGGTCTCTGTCTTGATCTGCTTTTTGGCGTATTTTGGTGTCTCGGCGGCACTCACCCTCATGGTGCCCTACTACCAGATTCACCCTGACAGCCCCTTTCTACAGGCTTTTCTCTATGTTGGGTGGGGCCCTGCCAGATACATCGTGGGTGTTGGCATCCTCTGTGCTCTTTCATCCAG cCTCCTGAACACCATGTTCGCCATGTCTTGGTTGATCTACACAATGGCAGAGGATGGGCTTCTTTTCCGATTTCTTGCCCGGATCAATGCCCGTACACGCACCCACATCACGGTCATCATAATTTCTGGAAAACTTGCAG GGGTCTTGGCGTTACTCTTCCATTTCACTGATCTGATGGATCTCATGTCACTTCGGTCCCTGCTTGCTAACTTGGTGGTCGATTTTTCTGTCCTTGTGCTCAG GTATCACTCAGACCAGAAGTTAAGCAAGAACCAAagaacagaggaagaaactgagatgGAGCTTGTAGTCAAAGAAAGTTCTTTGGACTCTGTACTTGAAGGCAGAACCTCAAGGATTCTAAAGAGTCTGTGGTTCCCTCCCAGCACCATCCCCACCCAGAAATCTGGCCAGATTGTCTATGGATGTGCCTTCCTGCTTG CCTGTTCTCCTCCACCTTGA
- the LOC133054848 gene encoding cationic amino acid transporter 3-like isoform X4, giving the protein MLLQYARQFGQKLVRRRPLGPREETEHHTVGCLNTLDLVVIGVRRMLGAGVHILVGAVAKYIAGPAIILSFLVAALSSLLSGLCYVEFGARVPCSGSMYLYSYSIMGQVYGFIIGWNRILSLTVGTACIARAWSYTFDSLIGNHISQALEETFSPYMPYYLAKYPDVFALGLVLLLTGLLVLGVHVLPQVNKVFMGINISVLGFIIISGIIKGDLHNWKLTEQDYTLNTSESKDIYSLGPLGSGGFVPFGLDGILQGAALCFYMFIGFDSIVTTGEKAQNPQRSIPISIVVSVLICFLAYFGVSAALTLMVPYYQIHPDSPFLQAFLYVGWGPARYIVGVGILCALSSSLLNTMFAMSWLIYTMAEDGLLFRFLARINARTRTHITVIIISGKLAGVLALLFHFTDLMDLMSLRSLLANLVVDFSVLVLRYHSDQKLSKNQRTEEETEMELVVKESSLDSVLEGRTSRILKSLWFPPSTIPTQKSGQIVYGCAFLLGEQWDFSLVIF; this is encoded by the exons ATGCTACTTCAGTATGCTCGCCAATTTGGTCAGAAGCTGGTGCGCAGGCGGCcactggggcccagagaggagaCTGAGCATCACACGGTTGGTTGTCTGAACACCCTAGACCTGGTGGTCATAGGTGTGCGCAGGATGCTGGGAGCTGGCGTGCACATCCTGGTTGGTGCAGTGGCCAAGTACATCGCTGGACCAGCGATCATCCTCTCCTTCTTGGTGGCCGCCCTGTCTTCTCTTTTGTCTGGGCTCTGCTATGTAGAGTTTGGGGCCCGGGTACCATGCTCTGGTTCTATGTATCTCTACAGCTATAGCATCATGGGCCAGGTGTATGGTTTCATCATTGGCTGGAATCGCATACTGTCCTTAACTGTTG GCACTGCCTGTATAGCCCGGGCCTGGAGCTACACCTTCGACAGCCTGATTGGGAACCACATCTCTCAGGCGTTAGAGGAAACTTTCTCTCCATATATGCCCTACTACCTGGCCAAGTACCCAGACGTTTTTGCTCTGGGCCTGGTGCTGCTGCTCACGG GACTACTGGTTCTGGGAGTTCATGTGTTGCCCCAGGTTAACAAAGTGTTCATGGGCATCAACATTTCGGTTCTCGGCTTCATCATCATCTCCGGCATCATCAAGGGAGACCTGCACAACTGGAAGCTCACAGAACAGGACTACACATTGAACACATCTGAATCCAAGGACATTTATAG CTTGGGCCCTCTGGGTTCTGGAGGGTTTGTGCCTTTTGGCcttgatgggattctccaaggagcAGCTCTATGTTTCTACATGTTTATTGGTTTTGATTCCATTGTCACTACAG GGGAAAAAGCCCAAAATCCTCAGCGGTCCATCCCCATCAGCATCGTGGTCTCTGTCTTGATCTGCTTTTTGGCGTATTTTGGTGTCTCGGCGGCACTCACCCTCATGGTGCCCTACTACCAGATTCACCCTGACAGCCCCTTTCTACAGGCTTTTCTCTATGTTGGGTGGGGCCCTGCCAGATACATCGTGGGTGTTGGCATCCTCTGTGCTCTTTCATCCAG cCTCCTGAACACCATGTTCGCCATGTCTTGGTTGATCTACACAATGGCAGAGGATGGGCTTCTTTTCCGATTTCTTGCCCGGATCAATGCCCGTACACGCACCCACATCACGGTCATCATAATTTCTGGAAAACTTGCAG GGGTCTTGGCGTTACTCTTCCATTTCACTGATCTGATGGATCTCATGTCACTTCGGTCCCTGCTTGCTAACTTGGTGGTCGATTTTTCTGTCCTTGTGCTCAG GTATCACTCAGACCAGAAGTTAAGCAAGAACCAAagaacagaggaagaaactgagatgGAGCTTGTAGTCAAAGAAAGTTCTTTGGACTCTGTACTTGAAGGCAGAACCTCAAGGATTCTAAAGAGTCTGTGGTTCCCTCCCAGCACCATCCCCACCCAGAAATCTGGCCAGATTGTCTATGGATGTGCCTTCCTGCTTGGTGAGCAGTGGGACTTCTCTTTGGTGATATTCTGA
- the LOC133054848 gene encoding cationic amino acid transporter 3-like isoform X2, whose translation MGSLLIHKQMLSTLQGGAVLSHCSRVRLCDPMDYSSLGSAILGILSGTACIARAWSYTFDSLIGNHISQALEETFSPYMPYYLAKYPDVFALGLVLLLTGLLVLGVHVLPQVNKVFMGINISVLGFIIISGIIKGDLHNWKLTEQDYTLNTSESKDIYSLGPLGSGGFVPFGLDGILQGAALCFYMFIGFDSIVTTGEKAQNPQRSIPISIVVSVLICFLAYFGVSAALTLMVPYYQIHPDSPFLQAFLYVGWGPARYIVGVGILCALSSSLLNTMFAMSWLIYTMAEDGLLFRFLARINARTRTHITVIIISGKLAGVLALLFHFTDLMDLMSLRSLLANLVVDFSVLVLRYHSDQKLSKNQRTEEETEMELVVKESSLDSVLEGRTSRILKSLWFPPSTIPTQKSGQIVYGCAFLLVLLLTILSLILAQWPSQVFSGDPVLTTVAVLLLLLITGVTVIIWRQPQSPTALHFMVPALPVLPLVSMFVNIYLMVHMTTWTWVLFGVWMGIGFAIYFGYGIRHKLEGNSEQHSSLHLPNAGQKHP comes from the exons ATGGGATCTTTGCTCATTCACAAGCAGATGTTATCCACCTTGCAGGGTGGTGCTGTCctcagtcactgcagtcgtgtccgactctgcgaccccatggactatagctctctAGGCTCCGCTATCCTTGGGATtttgtcag GCACTGCCTGTATAGCCCGGGCCTGGAGCTACACCTTCGACAGCCTGATTGGGAACCACATCTCTCAGGCGTTAGAGGAAACTTTCTCTCCATATATGCCCTACTACCTGGCCAAGTACCCAGACGTTTTTGCTCTGGGCCTGGTGCTGCTGCTCACGG GACTACTGGTTCTGGGAGTTCATGTGTTGCCCCAGGTTAACAAAGTGTTCATGGGCATCAACATTTCGGTTCTCGGCTTCATCATCATCTCCGGCATCATCAAGGGAGACCTGCACAACTGGAAGCTCACAGAACAGGACTACACATTGAACACATCTGAATCCAAGGACATTTATAG CTTGGGCCCTCTGGGTTCTGGAGGGTTTGTGCCTTTTGGCcttgatgggattctccaaggagcAGCTCTATGTTTCTACATGTTTATTGGTTTTGATTCCATTGTCACTACAG GGGAAAAAGCCCAAAATCCTCAGCGGTCCATCCCCATCAGCATCGTGGTCTCTGTCTTGATCTGCTTTTTGGCGTATTTTGGTGTCTCGGCGGCACTCACCCTCATGGTGCCCTACTACCAGATTCACCCTGACAGCCCCTTTCTACAGGCTTTTCTCTATGTTGGGTGGGGCCCTGCCAGATACATCGTGGGTGTTGGCATCCTCTGTGCTCTTTCATCCAG cCTCCTGAACACCATGTTCGCCATGTCTTGGTTGATCTACACAATGGCAGAGGATGGGCTTCTTTTCCGATTTCTTGCCCGGATCAATGCCCGTACACGCACCCACATCACGGTCATCATAATTTCTGGAAAACTTGCAG GGGTCTTGGCGTTACTCTTCCATTTCACTGATCTGATGGATCTCATGTCACTTCGGTCCCTGCTTGCTAACTTGGTGGTCGATTTTTCTGTCCTTGTGCTCAG GTATCACTCAGACCAGAAGTTAAGCAAGAACCAAagaacagaggaagaaactgagatgGAGCTTGTAGTCAAAGAAAGTTCTTTGGACTCTGTACTTGAAGGCAGAACCTCAAGGATTCTAAAGAGTCTGTGGTTCCCTCCCAGCACCATCCCCACCCAGAAATCTGGCCAGATTGTCTATGGATGTGCCTTCCTGCTTG TTCTCCTGCTGACCATCCTGAGCCTGATCCTGGCCCAGTGGCCCAGCCAGGTGTTCTCTGGAGACCCCGTGCTCACAACAGtggctgtgctgctgctgctgctcatcaCTGGGGTCACAGTCATCATCTGGAGGCAGCCCCAGAGCCCCACTGCTCTTCACTTCATG GTCCCTGCTCTGCCTGTCCTCCCACTGGTGAGCATGTTTGTGAACATTTACCTGATGGTGCACATGACCACTTGGACCTGGGTCCTATTTGGCGTCTGGATGGGGATTG GATTTGccatatattttggatatggGATCCGACACAAGTTGGAGGGGAACAGTGAGCAACACAGCAGCCTCCACCTCCCAAATGCTGGACAAAAACATCCCTAG
- the LOC133054848 gene encoding cationic amino acid transporter 3-like isoform X1, producing the protein MLLQYARQFGQKLVRRRPLGPREETEHHTVGCLNTLDLVVIGVRRMLGAGVHILVGAVAKYIAGPAIILSFLVAALSSLLSGLCYVEFGARVPCSGSMYLYSYSIMGQVYGFIIGWNRILSLTVGTACIARAWSYTFDSLIGNHISQALEETFSPYMPYYLAKYPDVFALGLVLLLTGLLVLGVHVLPQVNKVFMGINISVLGFIIISGIIKGDLHNWKLTEQDYTLNTSESKDIYSLGPLGSGGFVPFGLDGILQGAALCFYMFIGFDSIVTTGEKAQNPQRSIPISIVVSVLICFLAYFGVSAALTLMVPYYQIHPDSPFLQAFLYVGWGPARYIVGVGILCALSSSLLNTMFAMSWLIYTMAEDGLLFRFLARINARTRTHITVIIISGKLAGVLALLFHFTDLMDLMSLRSLLANLVVDFSVLVLRYHSDQKLSKNQRTEEETEMELVVKESSLDSVLEGRTSRILKSLWFPPSTIPTQKSGQIVYGCAFLLVLLLTILSLILAQWPSQVFSGDPVLTTVAVLLLLLITGVTVIIWRQPQSPTALHFMVPALPVLPLVSMFVNIYLMVHMTTWTWVLFGVWMGIGFAIYFGYGIRHKLEGNSEQHSSLHLPNAGQKHP; encoded by the exons ATGCTACTTCAGTATGCTCGCCAATTTGGTCAGAAGCTGGTGCGCAGGCGGCcactggggcccagagaggagaCTGAGCATCACACGGTTGGTTGTCTGAACACCCTAGACCTGGTGGTCATAGGTGTGCGCAGGATGCTGGGAGCTGGCGTGCACATCCTGGTTGGTGCAGTGGCCAAGTACATCGCTGGACCAGCGATCATCCTCTCCTTCTTGGTGGCCGCCCTGTCTTCTCTTTTGTCTGGGCTCTGCTATGTAGAGTTTGGGGCCCGGGTACCATGCTCTGGTTCTATGTATCTCTACAGCTATAGCATCATGGGCCAGGTGTATGGTTTCATCATTGGCTGGAATCGCATACTGTCCTTAACTGTTG GCACTGCCTGTATAGCCCGGGCCTGGAGCTACACCTTCGACAGCCTGATTGGGAACCACATCTCTCAGGCGTTAGAGGAAACTTTCTCTCCATATATGCCCTACTACCTGGCCAAGTACCCAGACGTTTTTGCTCTGGGCCTGGTGCTGCTGCTCACGG GACTACTGGTTCTGGGAGTTCATGTGTTGCCCCAGGTTAACAAAGTGTTCATGGGCATCAACATTTCGGTTCTCGGCTTCATCATCATCTCCGGCATCATCAAGGGAGACCTGCACAACTGGAAGCTCACAGAACAGGACTACACATTGAACACATCTGAATCCAAGGACATTTATAG CTTGGGCCCTCTGGGTTCTGGAGGGTTTGTGCCTTTTGGCcttgatgggattctccaaggagcAGCTCTATGTTTCTACATGTTTATTGGTTTTGATTCCATTGTCACTACAG GGGAAAAAGCCCAAAATCCTCAGCGGTCCATCCCCATCAGCATCGTGGTCTCTGTCTTGATCTGCTTTTTGGCGTATTTTGGTGTCTCGGCGGCACTCACCCTCATGGTGCCCTACTACCAGATTCACCCTGACAGCCCCTTTCTACAGGCTTTTCTCTATGTTGGGTGGGGCCCTGCCAGATACATCGTGGGTGTTGGCATCCTCTGTGCTCTTTCATCCAG cCTCCTGAACACCATGTTCGCCATGTCTTGGTTGATCTACACAATGGCAGAGGATGGGCTTCTTTTCCGATTTCTTGCCCGGATCAATGCCCGTACACGCACCCACATCACGGTCATCATAATTTCTGGAAAACTTGCAG GGGTCTTGGCGTTACTCTTCCATTTCACTGATCTGATGGATCTCATGTCACTTCGGTCCCTGCTTGCTAACTTGGTGGTCGATTTTTCTGTCCTTGTGCTCAG GTATCACTCAGACCAGAAGTTAAGCAAGAACCAAagaacagaggaagaaactgagatgGAGCTTGTAGTCAAAGAAAGTTCTTTGGACTCTGTACTTGAAGGCAGAACCTCAAGGATTCTAAAGAGTCTGTGGTTCCCTCCCAGCACCATCCCCACCCAGAAATCTGGCCAGATTGTCTATGGATGTGCCTTCCTGCTTG TTCTCCTGCTGACCATCCTGAGCCTGATCCTGGCCCAGTGGCCCAGCCAGGTGTTCTCTGGAGACCCCGTGCTCACAACAGtggctgtgctgctgctgctgctcatcaCTGGGGTCACAGTCATCATCTGGAGGCAGCCCCAGAGCCCCACTGCTCTTCACTTCATG GTCCCTGCTCTGCCTGTCCTCCCACTGGTGAGCATGTTTGTGAACATTTACCTGATGGTGCACATGACCACTTGGACCTGGGTCCTATTTGGCGTCTGGATGGGGATTG GATTTGccatatattttggatatggGATCCGACACAAGTTGGAGGGGAACAGTGAGCAACACAGCAGCCTCCACCTCCCAAATGCTGGACAAAAACATCCCTAG
- the LOC133054848 gene encoding cationic amino acid transporter 3-like isoform X3 has product MDYSSLGSAILGILSGTACIARAWSYTFDSLIGNHISQALEETFSPYMPYYLAKYPDVFALGLVLLLTGLLVLGVHVLPQVNKVFMGINISVLGFIIISGIIKGDLHNWKLTEQDYTLNTSESKDIYSLGPLGSGGFVPFGLDGILQGAALCFYMFIGFDSIVTTGEKAQNPQRSIPISIVVSVLICFLAYFGVSAALTLMVPYYQIHPDSPFLQAFLYVGWGPARYIVGVGILCALSSSLLNTMFAMSWLIYTMAEDGLLFRFLARINARTRTHITVIIISGKLAGVLALLFHFTDLMDLMSLRSLLANLVVDFSVLVLRYHSDQKLSKNQRTEEETEMELVVKESSLDSVLEGRTSRILKSLWFPPSTIPTQKSGQIVYGCAFLLVLLLTILSLILAQWPSQVFSGDPVLTTVAVLLLLLITGVTVIIWRQPQSPTALHFMVPALPVLPLVSMFVNIYLMVHMTTWTWVLFGVWMGIGFAIYFGYGIRHKLEGNSEQHSSLHLPNAGQKHP; this is encoded by the exons atggactatagctctctAGGCTCCGCTATCCTTGGGATtttgtcag GCACTGCCTGTATAGCCCGGGCCTGGAGCTACACCTTCGACAGCCTGATTGGGAACCACATCTCTCAGGCGTTAGAGGAAACTTTCTCTCCATATATGCCCTACTACCTGGCCAAGTACCCAGACGTTTTTGCTCTGGGCCTGGTGCTGCTGCTCACGG GACTACTGGTTCTGGGAGTTCATGTGTTGCCCCAGGTTAACAAAGTGTTCATGGGCATCAACATTTCGGTTCTCGGCTTCATCATCATCTCCGGCATCATCAAGGGAGACCTGCACAACTGGAAGCTCACAGAACAGGACTACACATTGAACACATCTGAATCCAAGGACATTTATAG CTTGGGCCCTCTGGGTTCTGGAGGGTTTGTGCCTTTTGGCcttgatgggattctccaaggagcAGCTCTATGTTTCTACATGTTTATTGGTTTTGATTCCATTGTCACTACAG GGGAAAAAGCCCAAAATCCTCAGCGGTCCATCCCCATCAGCATCGTGGTCTCTGTCTTGATCTGCTTTTTGGCGTATTTTGGTGTCTCGGCGGCACTCACCCTCATGGTGCCCTACTACCAGATTCACCCTGACAGCCCCTTTCTACAGGCTTTTCTCTATGTTGGGTGGGGCCCTGCCAGATACATCGTGGGTGTTGGCATCCTCTGTGCTCTTTCATCCAG cCTCCTGAACACCATGTTCGCCATGTCTTGGTTGATCTACACAATGGCAGAGGATGGGCTTCTTTTCCGATTTCTTGCCCGGATCAATGCCCGTACACGCACCCACATCACGGTCATCATAATTTCTGGAAAACTTGCAG GGGTCTTGGCGTTACTCTTCCATTTCACTGATCTGATGGATCTCATGTCACTTCGGTCCCTGCTTGCTAACTTGGTGGTCGATTTTTCTGTCCTTGTGCTCAG GTATCACTCAGACCAGAAGTTAAGCAAGAACCAAagaacagaggaagaaactgagatgGAGCTTGTAGTCAAAGAAAGTTCTTTGGACTCTGTACTTGAAGGCAGAACCTCAAGGATTCTAAAGAGTCTGTGGTTCCCTCCCAGCACCATCCCCACCCAGAAATCTGGCCAGATTGTCTATGGATGTGCCTTCCTGCTTG TTCTCCTGCTGACCATCCTGAGCCTGATCCTGGCCCAGTGGCCCAGCCAGGTGTTCTCTGGAGACCCCGTGCTCACAACAGtggctgtgctgctgctgctgctcatcaCTGGGGTCACAGTCATCATCTGGAGGCAGCCCCAGAGCCCCACTGCTCTTCACTTCATG GTCCCTGCTCTGCCTGTCCTCCCACTGGTGAGCATGTTTGTGAACATTTACCTGATGGTGCACATGACCACTTGGACCTGGGTCCTATTTGGCGTCTGGATGGGGATTG GATTTGccatatattttggatatggGATCCGACACAAGTTGGAGGGGAACAGTGAGCAACACAGCAGCCTCCACCTCCCAAATGCTGGACAAAAACATCCCTAG
- the LOC133051864 gene encoding cationic amino acid transporter 3-like, whose product MLGQYLCQFGQKLVRRKPQFREKPESPETRPLNTLDLVVIGLDNMLGAGIYILTGGVAKYVAGPAIILFLLVAGLTTVLSGLCYVELAAGVERPGTVYFISYVMMGQLYTFITGWNLLLYLIIATACIARAWSSTFDSLIGNHISEALGGTFSLQMPYFLASFPDFLALGLVLLLTGLLALRVYESTLIYKVFTGLNILVLSFIIISGFIKGDLHNWKLTKQDYTLAAAGAGDASSLGLLGSGGFVPFDFDGILQGAATCFYAFVGFAGIGEKASNPQWPMPFAVMISFFICFLVCFGVLAALTLMVPYYLIQLESPLLQAFVYVGWDSAKYVMAVGTLCILSYSLLSIMFIMAQLTYAMAEDGLLFQGLAWIPAPTDAPTIIIRTTDAHIIVHTVAPTGTPIMAVLVPGALAAVMALLFDFTDLVDLMSFRSLLAYSLVTFSVLVLRYQPAQNGSKKEKTEEETEMEPEVEGGPLESEPEAGTSNILKSLWFPPSTITTWKSGQIVYGCASLLVLLLIILSLILAQWHSQIFSGDPVLTTVAVLLLLITRVTVIIWRQPQDPSPLPFRVPALPALFLVSSFVNAYLMIQMTTETWVKFGIWMAIGFAIYFGYGIRHSLGESNDQQPAASTFQT is encoded by the exons ATGCTGGGTCAGTATCTATGCCAGTTTGGTCAGAAGCTGGTCCGCAGGAAGCCACAGTTCAGGGAGAAACCTGAGAGTCCCGAGACCCGTCCTCTGAACACCCTGGACCTGGTGGTGATAGGTTTGGACAACATGTTGGGAGCTGGCATATACATCCTGACTGGAGGAGTGGCCAAATACGTAGCTGGACCAGCAATCATCCTTTTCTTACTGGTGGCCGGCCTGACTACTGTGTTGTCTGGGCTCTGCTATGTTGAGTTGGCAGCTGGAGTAGAGAGACCCGGTACTGTGTATTTCATCAGCTATGTCATGATGGGACAACTGTACACCTTCATCACTGGCTGGAACCTCTTACTGTATTTAATTATTG CCACTGCCTGTATAGCCCGGGCCTGGAGCTCCACCTTTGACAGCCTGATTGGGAACCACATCTCTGAGGCATTAGGGGGAACTTTCTCTCTGCAAATGCCCTACTTCCTGGCCTCATTTCCAGACTTTCTTGCCCTGGGCCTGGTGCTGCTGCTCACAG GACTACTGGCTCTGAGAGTTTATGAGTCAACCCTGATTTACAAAGTGTTCACAGGCTTGAACATTTTGGTTCTCAGCTTCATCATCATCTCTGGCTTCATTAAGGGAGACCTGCACAACTGGAAGCTCACAAAACAGGACTATACATTGGCTGCAGCTGGAGCTGGTGATGCCTCTAG CTTGGGCCTTCTGGGTTCTGGAGGGTTTGTGCCTTTTGActttgatggaattctccagggagcaGCTACATGTTTCTATGCATTTGTGGGTTTTGCTGGCATT GGGGAAAAAGCCAGCAACCCTCAGTGGCCCATGCCCTTTGCTGTCATGATCTCCTTCTTCATCTGCTTTTTGGTGTGTTTTGGTGTCTTGGCGGCCCTCACCCTCATGGTGCCCTACTACCTGATTCAGCTCGAGAGCCCCTTGCTGCAGGCCTTCGTCTATGTTGGGTGGGACTCTGCCAAATATGTCATGGCTGTTGGCACCCTCTGCATTCTTTCATACAG cctTCTGAGTATCATGTTTATCATGGCTCAGTTGACCTATGCAATGGCAGAGGATGGGCTCCTTTTCCAGGGACTTGCCTGGATCCCTGCCCCCACCGATGCCCCCACCATCATTATCCGCACCACAGATGCCCACATCATTGTCCACACCGTTGCCCCCACAGGAACCCCCATCATGGCCGTCTTGGTTCCTGGAGCTCTTGCAG CGGTCATGGCATTACTCTTCGACTTCACTGACCTGGTGGACCTCATGTCATTTCGATCCCTGCTTGCTTACTCCCTGGTGACATTTTCTGTCCTTGTCCTCAG GTATCAACCAGCCCAGAATGGAagcaagaaggagaaaacagaggaggaaactgagatggAGCCTGAAGTTGAAGGAGGTCCTTTGGAATCTGAACCTGAAGCAGGAACCTCAAACATTCTAAAGAGTCTGTGGTTCCCTCCCAGCACCATCACTACCTGGAAATCTGGCCAGATTGTCTATGGATGTGCCTCCCTGCTTG TTCTCCTGCTGATAATCCTGAGCCTGATCCTGGCCCAGTGGCACAGCCAGATATTCTCTGGAGACCCCGTGCTCACAACAGtggctgtgctgctgctgctcattACTAGGGTCACTGTCATCATCTGGAGGCAGCCCCAGGACCCTTCTCCTCTTCCATTCAGG GTCCCTGCTTTGCCTGCCCTCTTCCTGGTGAGCAGCTTTGTGAATGCTTACTTGATGATACAGATGACCACGGAGACCTGGGTCAAATTTGGCATCTGGATGGCAATTG GATTTGCCATATACTTTGGATATGGGATCCGACACAGCCTGGGGGAGAGCAATGATCAACAGCCAGCAGCCTCCACTTTCCAGACTTAA